The DNA sequence TTCGTTTTCATGTATAATGCGGACTTATCATATAATACACCTTTTCAAAAAGGAAAGCTCGTTCCCGGACTTTTTGAGGCATTTTGCATTTGCCGTTTTACTGACGATGCAAAGGAATTTATTTTGACTAATACCAAGATTAATGTTTTATCGCGCCTGGCTCTTTTAATTGTCGCCATAGTGTGGGGTAGTTCTCTTGTTGTTGTAAGCGAAACTACCGATTTTTTTAAGCCTAATTTTTTATTGGGTTTAAGATTTTCTATTGCCTGTTTTTTGCTTTGTCTTGTGTTTTATAAAAAATTAAAACTCATAGACAAAGATTATCTTATAAACGGAGGAATTGTAGGTTTTTTTCTGTTTATTGCTTATTCCAGTCAAACCTTCGGCGTTACGACTGCCGGCGGACTCCCCGGACGAAGCGCCTTTTTATCTGCTTCTTATTGCGTAATCGTACCTTTTTTGGGTTGGCTTGTAAATAAAATCCGTCCCGATAGGTATAATGCCTCTGCTGCAGTTTTATGTATTTTGGGAATAGGGCTTGTATCTTTTAAGGACTTGGTTCTTTCATCCTCTGTAGGAATAACTTTGGGAGACTTTTATGCTCTTTTAAGCGGCCTTCTTTTTGCAAGCCACATTGTAAGTATTACACGATTGAGCAAAAGAAAGGATCCCATTCTTATGACGATTATCCAATTCGGATCGGCTGCAATTTTTTCATGGCTTGTAACTCTTATTTTTGAAGATAATAGTGCAATAGTTTGGTCTTATTCGTCCATAGGTTCCGTGCTCTATCTTGCTGCGATTTGTACGGGACTGGCCCTTCTTTTACAAAACATAGGACAAAAGCACACCGATGCTTCGAGTGCCGCCATTATCCTAGGTCTTGAATCAATTTTCGGAATTATCTTTTCGGTTATATTTAAAGGTGAAAGTCTTGATGTTTATTCGGTTTTCGGTTTTATCTTAATCTTTATAGCGATAATAATTTCGGAAACAAAGCTTTCATTTTTAAAAAAAGAAAAAGCCTAGAAATCAACAAAATTATTTTAATAAATTGATAATTTAATTTCTCCGTTTATGTTGCCGTACAGGGTATTGACATTTTTAAAAAATTATAATATATATAAATATATTATAATAAATCATACTTTTGTATGATTTAAAACTAAGGAGAGTTATTGTATGAAAAGACGAGTATTCGTTGTAATGGTGCTGCTATTTGCAGTTCCTTTTTTCTGTTTCGCAGCAGGTAGTGCTGAGAAATCCGGAGACAGCCAAGAAAAAATCTTGCGTGTCATAACTGCCGAGACTTTCTATCCCTATATTTATAGAGATACTTCTACAGGCAATTTAACCGGATTTGAATATGAGGTTATAGAAGAAATAGCCAGAAGGACAGGTTATAAAACAAAGTGGTTATTTGCCGGAGACCCTGCTGCTATGTTCGGAAGTATTGATGCAGGAAAAGCCGATACGATTGCTCTTTCAATTTCTGTGAGTGAAGCAAGAAAAAAAGTATATACATTTTCGGAAATTTATCTTTACGATAAAAATCGCTTAGTTACACTTGCTGATAATCCTGCAAAGGGGATTGATGATTTTCAAGGTAAGAAAGTTTGTGTTGAATTGGGAGGTATAAATCAGCCTTTCTTTGATGAATACAATAAAAATTTACCTGAAGATAAAAAAATTAAAACTATAACGATAGAAGGGTCTCCTCGTGAAAATTTGGAATTGGGCCGCTTTGATGCTTACCCTTTATCGGTGTTATCATTTAATAGATTGATGGAAAGAAAAAAATATAATATTAAAATGGTTGGAGAGCCGATCGTTATAGGCCCAATAGCATATCCTTTTTCAAAAAATGCAGATCCTAAAATGGTTGAAGCTTTTAACAAAACAATTAAAGAGATGCATAAGGACGGTACATTAAGCGCATTATCTCAAAAATATTTTAAATGTGATGCAACAAAAGCTGAATAGTAGATTCGATTTTTAATTAAAAGCGGTTATGCTATAAAATTTAATTTATAGCTTACCGCTTTTTGTGTTATATTAATTATGCGGTTTGATTTTGACTTTTTTTTCTTTTGTTTCCCTCGTCTATTTTTAAAAATACCCTTTACTCTTTTTTTGGGGTGTATTGCTTTTTTGTGTGCCTTTGTCTTAGGTTTATTACTTGAAATATTACGCAACTCAAAAATAAAAGTAATAAAGCATCTTACATCGGTATATATATCGTTTTTTCGCTCAACACCATATGTTACTCAGCTGTTTATTTTTTATTATGGATTACCGCAAGTAATTATTCCCTTGCGGGCAGTTTCTGCAGAAAGTGCATTGGTTATTACAATAGCGATGAATTCTTCTGCTTTTATCGCAGAAACAATCCGAGGCGGCCTTTTATCGGTAGATAAAGGACAAAAAGAAGCTGCTTTGTCTATTGGAATGAGTTCTTTTGATATGATGAAAGAAATTATTTTACCTCAGGCTTTTGTTGCTTCACTGCCGTCTTTAGGAAATGCTTTTGTCGGAATGATAAAAAGTACGGCTGTAGGTTTTACCATAGGAGTTGTTGAGCTTTTATCACAGGCTAAAATTATGGGGGCAGCATCTTTTAATTTTTTTGAATCTTATGTTGCGGCAGGTATAGTTTATTGGTTAATTATTATTGTAATTGATCATCTTCAAAAAATATTAGAAAAACGAGTATACAAATACTTATGATAATGTGGAAATTTATAAGGATAATATATTTTTATGGAAAACTTAAATGTAAGTAAATTAGAAAAATCTCTTGGGCTTAAAAGGCATATTATTGGTGTTCAATTTGTATATTTTAAGTCGGAGTATGAAGCTTTAGATATTCCTGATTATAATAAAAAAACTAGTTTTTGTATGATGGTAAAAGCGGCTATGGATGGCGATGTATTTAAGGCTTCTGCAAATAATTTCGGTTGTAAATGTGCTATAGAAGCCTTAGGTATTGAAGAAGAAATGGAATGTGTAGAATCCGGACAGCGTTATTTTAGTATTGGACTATACGAATCACGTGCTGTTGCAAAGGCAGTTACCAAAATGATCTGCCGTATTAAACAACATGCTTTCGGAGTTGTACTGGGTCCCTTGGAAAATATGGACAAAGCTGATGTTGTTATTTTTATGACAAACGCATACCAACTTATGCGCATAGTTCAAGGCTACTCATACAAATTCGGTACACCTCAAAATATTACAATGGCCGGGAATCAAGGGGTTTGCGCCGATTTATGTGCTGCTCCATTTGAAAAAAACGATATGAATTTTTCCGTTCTTTGTGCAGGTACAAGGAAAATGTGCAAATGGGGTGTAGAAGAAATGGGAGTCGGTGTACCCATACAGATGTTTGCAACGCTTGTTGATGGCGTAATAAATACACTTAATTATATTGAATATCCTGAACATAAAAAAGAAATTCGTATTAGGCTTAATTCTCCTGATGAATTAGGTATAGTTATCGATGATAACCTTCACTATGGTAAGATGGGGAAGGAATATGTTCGTCCGTCAGAATATGATAAACTGAAATACGGAATAAAAACGGAATAAAATATGTTGAAAGTTGAAAATATTTATAAAAGTTTTGGTTCTCTGAAAGTTTTAAACGGAATAAGTTTTTCTGCAGATAAAGGAGAAGTTATTGCAATTATCGGCCCTTCCGGCATGGGAAAATCAACTCTCTTGAGATGTATTAACTTACTTGAAGAACCTGATTCCGGAAGTATTGAAATTGACGGAGTAAAATTTACTGCCGATGAAAAAAAACATCAGACTATTAGAGACCTGCGTGCAAAAACTGCTATGGTCTTTCAAAATTATAATCTTTTTAAAAATAAGACCGTAATTCAGAATATTATGCTTCCAATGATATCAGCCAAAAAAAATACCCAAAAAGAGGCTGAATTACGTGCACTGGATTTATTGAATCAAATCGGTTTATCCGATAAAAAAAACGTTTATCCATCAAAACTATCGGGAGGCCAACAACAGCGTGTTGGAATAGCAAGAGCTTTGGCTGTCAATCCAAGTGTTCTTTTATTTGATGAACCGACATCTTCTTTGGATCCCGAGCTTGTTAATGAAGTATTGGAAATCATTCTGGCTCTTGCAAAAAATCATCAATCAACTATGCTTATTGTAACTCATGAAATGCAGTTTGCAAAAGAAGTGGCTGATAGAATTATTTTTATTGATGATGGAACTATAATAAAAGATTCTTCTCCTCAAAGTATGTTTTCTTTAGGAGAAAATTCACGTATTTCTTCATTTATAAAAAAACTCGGATCGTAATCTAATTTATCATTGATATTCTGCCTATCTATATCTTGAAATATTCTATGATTGTATATATAATAACCTGTTGTATTCTTACAATTTTTAGGAGAGGTTAATATGAAAAACGATATAAATTATTTTACATCAGAATCTGTAAGTGAAGGGCATCCCGATAAGCTCTGCGATCAAATTTCGGATGCAGTTTTAGATGCATGTTTAAGGGACGACCCTGAAAGCCATGTAGCCTGTGAAACCTTTGCTTCTACCGCCTTGGTTCTTGTCGGCGGAGAGATAACCACAAATACCTATGTAGATATTCAAGAGATTGCACGGACTATAGCTGAAGAAATAGGCTATACAAATACCGATTTCGGGTTGGACTGCCATTCTATGGCTGTTATGAACATGATTCATTCCCAGTCCCCCGATATTTCGCAAGGAGTTGACGGTACTGGGCTTGATGAATATAAAGGCCAGCAGGGGGCCGGGGATCAGGGTATGATGTTCGGTTTTGCCTGCAAGGAAACTCCTGAACTGATGCCTGCTCCCATTATGTTTTCGCACTCGGTTTTACGCTATGCTGCAAAGCTCAGAAAGGAAAAGGTTATTCCGTGGCTCAGGCCCGATTCAAAAACCCAGATTACCGTAAAATATGAGGGCTTTAAACCTATCAAGATAGACACGGTTGTTCTTTCTCATCAGCACTATCCCGATGTTCAATATGATGAGTTAAAGGATTCCCTGATAAACAAGGTTATAAAGCCTGTTTTGGAGCCTACCGGACTTTTGGCCGATGATACCAAGTATTTTATCAATCCTACAGGGCGCTTTGTTATAGGAGGCCCCTTTGGAGACACAGGTCTTACCGGAAGAAAAATAATCGTAGACACCTACGGCGGAATGGGAAGACATGGAGGAGGCGCTTTTTCGGGTAAGGACCCGTCAAAGGTTGACCGCTCTGCTGCCTACATGGCCCGATATATTGCAAAAAATGTAGTAGCCGCAGACCTTGCCCGCCGCTGCGAAGTTCAGCTGGCCTATGCAATCGGAGTTCCATTCCCTGTTGCCGTAAGAGTTGATACTTTCGGTACAGGTGAAGTTCCTGAAGAAAAAATAGAAAGGGCAATAAAAGAAGTTTTTGACATGTCTCCGGCAGGCATCATAAAGACATTGGACTTAAAACGCCCTATCTATAAAGAAACGGCAGCCTATGGTCACTTCGGACGCCCCGAATTCTCATGGGAAAAAACCGACAAGGCGGAAGCCCTAAAGAAGGCGATTAAATAAGCTTATTTGATTTTTGCTTTTACACTTAAGTTTTGAGGGAATTATTTAAATGAAAGAGATAGACGATTTTTTTAAGAGAAATAATTTTGATTATAAAATTGATATTGAATATGCAACTTCAATCCTTTTGGAAGATATGAAAAAGGGCTTGGAAGGCGAAGCTGAGTCTGTTTCTTCTATGGATATGATTCCTTTATGGAAAAACCTTCCCACCGATATTCCTAAGGATAAAAAGGTAATTATCATAGATGCCGGAGGAACCAATTTTAGGGCAGGGCTTGTCTATTTTGACAAAAAAGGTGTGCCCGAAATACTTTCTTTTTTTAAGCATCCTATGCCTGCCCTTGACAGGGAAATGAGCAATGAAGAGTTTTTTGACAGCATTGCAGAATACTTAGAGCCCTTAAAAGATGAGTCTGATATGATTTCCTTTTGCTTTTCCTATGCCATAAAGATTTTTCCCGACGGCGGCGGACAGGCGATTAAGCTTTCAAAAGAAATAAAACTGCCTCATATCGGAGAATGTAAGATAAATGAGGGGCTTTTTCAAGCCTTATCTCGTAAGGGTTGGAAAAGAGTAAAAAAAATTATAATGGTAAACGATACCGCTGCAGTTCTTCAATCCGGAATTTTTTCTGAAACCGACGATCAGATCTTTGACTCTCATATAGGCTTTGTTCTAGGAACGGGTCTAAATTCCGCATATATCGAATACGAAAAAATTGAAAAACTCAAAAGTACCGAATTTTACAATAAACCTCAGATAATCGTATGCGAGTCGGGAAAAAGCAATAAGATTCCTCAAAGCAAATTCGATAAAATCTTATCCGAAAATTCCAATTTAAAAAATGAGTATTTTTTAGAGAGAATGTGTTCAGGCCGCTATCTTGGAGAGCTTTGTTCAATTGCATTAAGGACGGGTGCTGCCGAGGGAATTTTTTCACCGCAGGTCAACAAGATGCTTTTAAATTTCTGTGATTTTTCAAGTGAAGAAATTTCTTTATTTTTAAAGGAACAAAATCACGATAAAAATATTTTTTCCGGTATAATCGAAGCTCATT is a window from the Treponema denticola genome containing:
- a CDS encoding DMT family transporter yields the protein MCKFRLVFFFVFMYNADLSYNTPFQKGKLVPGLFEAFCICRFTDDAKEFILTNTKINVLSRLALLIVAIVWGSSLVVVSETTDFFKPNFLLGLRFSIACFLLCLVFYKKLKLIDKDYLINGGIVGFFLFIAYSSQTFGVTTAGGLPGRSAFLSASYCVIVPFLGWLVNKIRPDRYNASAAVLCILGIGLVSFKDLVLSSSVGITLGDFYALLSGLLFASHIVSITRLSKRKDPILMTIIQFGSAAIFSWLVTLIFEDNSAIVWSYSSIGSVLYLAAICTGLALLLQNIGQKHTDASSAAIILGLESIFGIIFSVIFKGESLDVYSVFGFILIFIAIIISETKLSFLKKEKA
- a CDS encoding hexokinase family protein; protein product: MKEIDDFFKRNNFDYKIDIEYATSILLEDMKKGLEGEAESVSSMDMIPLWKNLPTDIPKDKKVIIIDAGGTNFRAGLVYFDKKGVPEILSFFKHPMPALDREMSNEEFFDSIAEYLEPLKDESDMISFCFSYAIKIFPDGGGQAIKLSKEIKLPHIGECKINEGLFQALSRKGWKRVKKIIMVNDTAAVLQSGIFSETDDQIFDSHIGFVLGTGLNSAYIEYEKIEKLKSTEFYNKPQIIVCESGKSNKIPQSKFDKILSENSNLKNEYFLERMCSGRYLGELCSIALRTGAAEGIFSPQVNKMLLNFCDFSSEEISLFLKEQNHDKNIFSGIIEAHSVSEDYVKIYSICKCFFERAGRLSAAVIAAACIKTGKGKSPDKPICISADGSMFLKGFLIKERIFKSLHTCLTEKKGIYFVIKTNDEAVTLGTALAAFLN
- a CDS encoding DUF169 domain-containing protein, encoding MENLNVSKLEKSLGLKRHIIGVQFVYFKSEYEALDIPDYNKKTSFCMMVKAAMDGDVFKASANNFGCKCAIEALGIEEEMECVESGQRYFSIGLYESRAVAKAVTKMICRIKQHAFGVVLGPLENMDKADVVIFMTNAYQLMRIVQGYSYKFGTPQNITMAGNQGVCADLCAAPFEKNDMNFSVLCAGTRKMCKWGVEEMGVGVPIQMFATLVDGVINTLNYIEYPEHKKEIRIRLNSPDELGIVIDDNLHYGKMGKEYVRPSEYDKLKYGIKTE
- a CDS encoding transporter substrate-binding domain-containing protein; the encoded protein is MKRRVFVVMVLLFAVPFFCFAAGSAEKSGDSQEKILRVITAETFYPYIYRDTSTGNLTGFEYEVIEEIARRTGYKTKWLFAGDPAAMFGSIDAGKADTIALSISVSEARKKVYTFSEIYLYDKNRLVTLADNPAKGIDDFQGKKVCVELGGINQPFFDEYNKNLPEDKKIKTITIEGSPRENLELGRFDAYPLSVLSFNRLMERKKYNIKMVGEPIVIGPIAYPFSKNADPKMVEAFNKTIKEMHKDGTLSALSQKYFKCDATKAE
- the metK gene encoding methionine adenosyltransferase; this encodes MKNDINYFTSESVSEGHPDKLCDQISDAVLDACLRDDPESHVACETFASTALVLVGGEITTNTYVDIQEIARTIAEEIGYTNTDFGLDCHSMAVMNMIHSQSPDISQGVDGTGLDEYKGQQGAGDQGMMFGFACKETPELMPAPIMFSHSVLRYAAKLRKEKVIPWLRPDSKTQITVKYEGFKPIKIDTVVLSHQHYPDVQYDELKDSLINKVIKPVLEPTGLLADDTKYFINPTGRFVIGGPFGDTGLTGRKIIVDTYGGMGRHGGGAFSGKDPSKVDRSAAYMARYIAKNVVAADLARRCEVQLAYAIGVPFPVAVRVDTFGTGEVPEEKIERAIKEVFDMSPAGIIKTLDLKRPIYKETAAYGHFGRPEFSWEKTDKAEALKKAIK
- a CDS encoding amino acid ABC transporter ATP-binding protein; translated protein: MLKVENIYKSFGSLKVLNGISFSADKGEVIAIIGPSGMGKSTLLRCINLLEEPDSGSIEIDGVKFTADEKKHQTIRDLRAKTAMVFQNYNLFKNKTVIQNIMLPMISAKKNTQKEAELRALDLLNQIGLSDKKNVYPSKLSGGQQQRVGIARALAVNPSVLLFDEPTSSLDPELVNEVLEIILALAKNHQSTMLIVTHEMQFAKEVADRIIFIDDGTIIKDSSPQSMFSLGENSRISSFIKKLGS
- a CDS encoding amino acid ABC transporter permease encodes the protein MRFDFDFFFFCFPRLFLKIPFTLFLGCIAFLCAFVLGLLLEILRNSKIKVIKHLTSVYISFFRSTPYVTQLFIFYYGLPQVIIPLRAVSAESALVITIAMNSSAFIAETIRGGLLSVDKGQKEAALSIGMSSFDMMKEIILPQAFVASLPSLGNAFVGMIKSTAVGFTIGVVELLSQAKIMGAASFNFFESYVAAGIVYWLIIIVIDHLQKILEKRVYKYL